A genomic stretch from Coregonus clupeaformis isolate EN_2021a chromosome 23, ASM2061545v1, whole genome shotgun sequence includes:
- the LOC121536155 gene encoding sterile alpha motif domain-containing protein 9-like yields MAEQVQIKNEDDKPTDLPAEIKDWNKHQVKQWALNEACIDSESANILLQQNINGPSLLLLKKSDLLEVGVTLGPAKLIIHKRDELLKLRKVQLSNPTTNQSGRPCKPYPFHRHHDACRYKANRILDVTESGASDYIEPCHEYKGYIHMSEAAVESKMNKFTDEVIRFAAACMNSRTNGTIHFGVGDKPDFVHGQVLGVSVQDKEAYVNALPQAIEGHFEYKHIQAAKMCIKPPRFVEVLNPDMTSSEKYVIEVDIVPDFVICQENIYHVFSLDTRKSKRKSKSKEMEKEEKKLFFIRDSSSSRDLLALTTFAKPMEEYNRFVCNVSQLSQLRKQAEEKRLSVVKSSVQGSRLSEMITGGSQSLDKSHFERYVIVTNKSHLVQLDSLGFLPELNPTAVLDFDPESTKNGLMKHFEDQSTINVHLPVQYKITEAVEDIASKLKLTRNTSWILCNGGIEGEVPSDVDDWLIEKGASVRNVISFLCRKDVLPHKRFLVIFILFSTVSEKMDPLLETFSTFWQELKGIEQILCICENEEAFTCWRDLIEARYGLDIKARSIYELSFAEVNGTILSLWSDNRKSSRFLPCGGGSKVLFKKKEESSLDTLNVLCVNQCEGGNEDKALIQEKFYKGGKVSWWNFYFSEQPGSMPFIKRDKFDFITNTVLPALSSLRKYCVSFNLFHVPGCGGTTLAMHILWALKDKFRCAVLKDRTADHAVVAEQVVKLLMYETTEQSPRIPVLLMLDDFEEMDDVYDLQQLIEKKCVKRDIGSWSPQVILLNCTRAESWEKTESTEDTVYIGNNLSEIEQWQFEKKLEEIEKTYKNADTFYAFMIMKKNFSPEYIQGVARNTLKSFNINHKHGQLIAVLVLLNVYCKGATLSVSLCEEFLGLQTKPHSGSSDVKAGFGKFSTLVTCCTEEAKVVFEAVRMIHSSMAVHCLQELTTTYSVTKAEITDLLLTTDKLYECIQGKDKLMKDVHTMLVKRHHSVKGEDSQFSPLIQDIAKETPGVEENVLFNAAKRFEKDAVISQLLARYQYLKKRDFREAKDWAKNAKDLSRDSSYISDTSAQVIKHELKSAIQSDKEDPIKPEKLKGYLRMAQSATEAFRETQEIAKKEATLRVQNKRDNSPFNTAGCLGEIQVAVIIIEILEKIPVFSSGNVRHDILSEVLSGGIPIQDVARNDSRHHKHASYYYILRDFEDILYNLRHNMKKHFDFLDSIYVNLGPRFTLKDSREERTRQELFRCFHRYSDLFCKTDSTELMKNKNLSIMLQIHKGRQFLEMRKADTHSGILNCLSNDTPTDMMQKIVQQYDFILSKNPERNVRETVNFIYANVVLNIIKPESQQLRPYTILIDLLCQVLQGQIPYGESLALHFIAVALLWPQHILMSQPVASQKLGSYVSQMKTSFWNEMKSVINGKLPVVHFFLGKKLGYGRLVCLREIKWCVRPEDFDSLWENGKIWKHERVKELLCRVTGEVQRKFILADTRTAGLKIEVNAMYKSQLCGKSQGSKVSFFIGFSMKGPLAFDID; encoded by the exons ATGGCTGAACAAGTCCAaatcaag AATGAAGATGACAAACCAACTGACCTGCCAGCTGAGATCAAGGATTGGAATAAACATCAAGTGAAACAATGGGCACTCAACGAGGCTTGTATAGACAGTGAATCTGCAAATATCTTGCTTCAGCAGAACATTAATGGGCCCAGTCTTTTACTTTTAAAGAAATCTGATTTACTAGAGGTGGGTGTCACACTGGGGCCTGCAAAGTTGATCATTCACAAGAGAGATGAGCTTTTGAAACTTAGGAAAGTGCAGTTGAGTAACCCAACAACAAATCAGTCTGGTAGACCGTGCAAGCCGTACCCTTTTCATCGACACCATGATGCCTGCCGATACAAGGCGAACAGGATTCTTGATGTAACAGAATCAGGTGCATCAGACTATATTGAACCCTGTCATGAATATAAAGGATACATCCATatgtcagaggcagctgtggaGAGCAAAATGAACAAGTTCACTGATGAGGTTATTCGATTTGCAGCAGCCTGCATGAATAGTCGCACTAATGGCACCATACATTTTGGAGTTGGCGACAAGCCAGACTTTGTTCATGGACAAGTTTTGGGAGTTAGCGTCCAGGACAAAGAGGCATATGTCAATGCTCTGCCACAAGCCATTGAGGGTCATTTTGAGTATAAACATATCCAGGCAGCCAAGATGTGCATCAAACCACCTCGATTTGTTGAGGTTCTCAATCCCGATATGACATCATCAGAGAAGTATGTGATAGAAGTGGACATCGTGCCAGACTTTGTGATCTGTCAAGAGAACATCTATCATGTTTTCAGCTTGGATACAAGGAAATCAAAGAGGAAGTCCAAAAGCAAAGAAATGGAGAAAGAAGAGAAAAAACTATTCTTCATTCGTGATAGTAGCAGCAGCAGGGATCTCCTTGCACTAACCACTTTTGCCAAGCCGATGGAAGAATACAATAGATTTGTCTGCAATGTGTCACAGCTATCACAGCTAAGAAAACAAGCGGAGGAAAAGCGCCTTAGTGTGGTTAAGAGTAGTGTCCAGGGCTCCAGACTAAGTGAAATGATAACAGGTGGATCCCAATCCTTAGACAAATCCCACTTCGAGCGGTATGTGATAGTGACCAACAAATCACATTTAGTTCAATTGGACTCCCTGGGATTTCTTCCTGAACTGAACCCAACTGCTGTTTTGGACTTTGACCCAGAGTCGACAAAAAATGGATTGATGAAGCACTTTGAAGACCAGAGTACAATAAATGTCCACTTGCCAGTACAATATAAAATCACAGAGGCTGTCGAAGACATTGCTAGCAAGCTAAAACTGACTCGAAACACCAGCTGGATCCTCTGCAATGGGGGTATCGAAGGAGAGGTCCCCTCAGATGTAGATGACTGGTTGATAGAGAAAGGAGCGTCTGTACGAAAtgtgatttcattcctgtgccgGAAAGATGTGCTACCACACAAGAGATTCCTGGTTATTTTCATATTGTTCTCTACTGTGAGTGAGAAAATGGACCCTCTACTTGAGACTTTCAGCACATTCTGGCAGGAGCTCAAAGGAATAGAGCAAATACTTTGCATCTGTGAAAATGAAGAAGCATTCACCTGCTGGAGGGACCTGATTGAAGCCCGCTATGGATTAGACATTAAAGCAAGGTCAATCTATGAGCTCAGTTTTGCTGAGGTTAACGGCACCATCCTCAGCCTGTGGTCAGACAACCGGAAATCCAGCCGTTTCCTACCCTGTGGAGGAGGAAGCAAAGTGCTGTTCAAAAAGAAAGAGGAGAGCAGCCTGGACACCCTGAATGTTCTGTGTGTAAACCAGTGTGAGGGTGGAAATGAAGACAAGGCCCTTATCCAGGAGAAGTTCTACAAAGGAGGAAAGGTGTCATGGTGGAACTTCTATTTCTCTGAGCAGCCAGGATCCATGCCATTCATCAAACGGGACAAGTTCGACTTCATCACAAACACTGTCCTACCAGCTTTGAGCTCTTTGAGAAAATATTGTGTGTCCTTCAACCTTTTCCATGTTCCAGGATGTGGTGGAACTACACTAGCCATGCATATATTATGGGCACTGAAAGACAAGTTCCGTTGTGCTGTTCTGAAGGACAGAACTGCTGATCATGCTGTTGTTGCCGAGCAAGTGGTCAAGCTGCTGATGTATGAGACAACAGAGCAATCGCCCCGGATTCCTGTTTTGCTCATGCTAGATGACTTTGAGGAAATGGATGACGTGTATGATTTGCAGCAGCTCATTGAGAAAAAATGTGTCAAGAGGGACATTGGATCTTGGTCCCCGCAGGTTATTCTACTCAATTGCACGAGGGCTGAGTCTTGGGAGAAGACTGAATCAACTGAAGACACTGTGTACATTGGCAATAACCTCTCTGAAATAGAGCAGTGGCAGTTCGAGAAAAAACTCGAGGAGATTGAGAAGACCTACAAGAATGCAGATACATTCTACGCTTTCATGATCATGAAGAAGAACTTTTCACCCGAGTATATACAGGGTGTGGCTCGCAACACCCTAAAGAGCTTCAACATAAATCACAAACATGGACAACTCATTGCTGTTCTGGTCTTGTTGAATGTCTACTGCAAGGGTGCAACGCTCTCAGTATCTCTCTGTGAAGAGTTTCTTGGGCTCCAGACCAAGCCACATAGTGGATCCTCCGATGTTAAGGCTGGATTTGGGAAGTTTTCCACTCTAGTGACCTGCTGCACAGAGGAGGCTAAGGTTGTATTCGAGGCAGTGAGAATGATCCACTCAAGCATGGCCGTGCACTGTTTGCAGGAGCTTACAACCACATACAGTGTAACCAAAGCTGAGATCACCGATCTACTGCTCACCACAGACAAGCTTTATGAGTGCATACAGGGCAAAGACAAACTCATGAAGGATGTTCACACCATGTTAGTGAAAAGACATCACTCAGTCAAGGGTGAAGATTCTCAGTTCTCACCTCTCATCCAGGATATTGCAAAGGAGACACCAGGTGTTGAAGAAAATGTGCTATTCAATGCAGCCAAGCGCTTTGAAAAAGATGCTGTCATCTCTCAGCTTCTTGCCAGATACCAATACCTGAAGAAAAGGGATTTCAGGGAGGCGAAGGACTGGGCAAAGAATGCGAAAGATCTTTCCAGAGATAGCTCTTACATTTCTGACACATCTGCACAAGTGATCAAGCATGAGCTAAAGAGTGCCATACAAAGTGACAAAGAAGATCCCATAAAACCTGAAAAGCTGAAAGGCTATCTCAGAATGGCCCAGTCAGCAACAGAGGCCTTCAGAGAAACACAGGAGATTGCAAAGAAGGAGGCTACTCTGAGAGTAcaaaacaagagagacaacagCCCTTTCAACACTGCAGGTTGCCTTGGAGAAATTCAGGTTGCAGTCATCATTATCGAAATACTGGAAAAGATTCCAGTGTTTTCTTCAGGCAATGTCCGTCATGACATTCTGAGTGAGGTTCTCTCTGGCGGAATTCCAATCCAAGATGTTGCGAGGAACGATTCCAGACATCACAAACATGCCTCGTATTACTACATTCTCCGGGATTTTGAAGATATTTTGTACAACCTCAGACATAACATGAAGAAGCACTTTGATTTTCTTGACAGCATTTATGTCAACTTGGGTCCCAGGTTCACCCTGAAAGACAGTCGAGAGGAAAGAACTCGACAGGAGCTCTTCCGGTGCTTTCATCGATACAGTGACCTCTTTTGCAAGACGGATTCCACAGAATTGATGAAAAACAAGAACCTGAGCATCATGCTCCAGATTCACAAGGGAAGGCAATTTTTGGAGATGAGAAAAGCTGATACTCATTCTGGGATTCTAAATTGCCTCTCCAATGATACCCCAACTGACATGATGCAAAAGATAGTCCAGCAGTATGACTTCATTCTGAGTAAAAATCCTGAAAGGAATGTTAGAGAAACGGTCAACTTCATCTATGCTAATGTTGTGCTAAACATTATCAAACCGGAATCTCAACAGCTTCGCCCTTACACGATCCTCATTGATCTTCTTTGCCAAGTTCTTCAAGGTCAAATCCCATATGGTGAAAGTTTGGCATTGCACTTCATTGCCGTGGCACTGCTGTGGCCACAACATATCCTTATGTCACAACCTGTGGCGTCTCAGAAGTTGGGAAGCTATGTGTCACAGATGAAGACATCATTCTGGAATGAGATGAAATCTGTGATCAATGGAAAGTTGCCTGTTGTCCATTTCTTCTTGGGGAAGAAGCTGGGCTATGGTCGCCTAGTTTGCCTTAGGGAAATCAAGTGGTGTGTAAGACCAGAAGACTTTGATTCACTTTGGGAAAATGGAAAAATATGGAAGCACGAGAGAGTCAAGGAGCTCCTTTGCAGGGTGACAGGAGAGGTACAAAGGAAATTCATTCTGGCAGATACCAGGACCGCAGGCTTAAAGATAGAAGTCAATGCAATGTACAAAAGTCAACTCTGTGGAAAATCGCAGGGATCAAAAGTATCATTTTTCATTGGTTTCTCAATGAAAGGCCCACTGGCTTTTGACATCGATTGA